In Pyrus communis chromosome 8, drPyrComm1.1, whole genome shotgun sequence, one genomic interval encodes:
- the LOC137742640 gene encoding probable glucuronoxylan glucuronosyltransferase IRX7, translating into MVELQQIKRAPRARGFYVRMKLLPTTKNGGRLVPQLEKKNFFYRYCKWVLWLSLSLYFFSSFLISNHNEEQNKPTTSLSTTHFSTFAARALIESATINNATKQGTLFDGLRVYVYDLPPKYNTDWLKNERCSSHLFASEVAIHRALLTSDALTVDPYEADFFFVPVYVSCNFSTVNGFPAIGHARNLIASAIDLVRAEYPFWERTHGADHVFVAAHDFGSCFHTMEDVAISDGIPGFLKNSIVLQTFGVTHHHPCQEVENVVIPPYVSPEKVRATLENFPITGRRDIFAFFRGKMEVHPKNVSGRFYSKRVRTELWRKYNGDRRFYLQRQRFAGYQSEIARSKFCLCPLGWAPWSPRLVESVALGCVPVIIADGIRLPFDNVVPWAEISVNVAEKDVGKLAEILEHVAATNLTSIQKKLRDPRVRGALLFNDRVHEGDATWNVLSALATKLARSHRRSRVSNQ; encoded by the exons ATGGTGGAGCTGCAGCAGATCAAGAGAGCCCCAAGAGCCAGAGGCTTCTATGTCAGGATGAAGCTCCTGCCCACCACCAAAAATGGAGGAAGACTAGTTCCCCAATTGGAAAAAAAGAACTTCTTTTACAGATATTGCAAATGGGTCCTCTggctctccctctccctctacTTCTTCAGCTCCTTCCTCATCAGCAACCACAACGAAGAACAAAACAAACCCACCACCTCCCTCTCCACAACCCATTTCTCCACCTTCGCCGCCCGCGCCCTTATCGAATCCGCCACCATTAACAACGCAACAAAACAAG GCACATTGTTCGACGGATTAAGGGTTTACGTCTACGATTTGCCACCGAAATACAACACGGATTGGCTAAAAAATGAGAGGTGCAGCTCCCACCTGTTCGCCTCCGAGGTTGCCATTCACCGGGCCCTGCTGACCAGCGACGCGTTGACCGTTGACCCCTATGAAGCGGACTTCTTCTTCGTCCCTGTCTACGTGTCCTGTAACTTCAGCACCGTCAATGGCTTCCCGGCGATCGGCCACGCCCGAAATCTCATTGCCTCCGCGATTGACTTAGTCCGGGCGGAATACCCGTTTTGGGAACGGACGCACGGCGCCGATCACGTCTTCGTCGCCGCCCACGATTTCGGTTCTTGCTTCCACACCATG GAGGACGTGGCGATTTCGGATGGGATACCCGGATTTTTGAAGAACTCGATCGTATTGCAGACGTTCGGCGTGACGCATCACCACCCATGTCAAGAGGTAGAGAATGTGGTCATTCCGCCGTACGTCTCCCCGGAAAAAGTACGGGCGACGCTGGAAAACTTTCCGATAACCGGCCGACGGGATATCTTCGCCTTCTTCCGAGGGAAGATGGAGGTCCACCCCAAGAACGTCAGCGGCCGATTTTACAGCAA GCGGGTGAGGACGGAGCTATGGCGGAAGTACAACGGCGACCGGAGGTTTTACCTGCAGAGGCAGCGGTTCGCCGGTTACCAATCGGAAATCGCGCGGTCGAAATTTTGTCTGTGTCCTCTAGGGTGGGCCCCGTGGAGTCCGAGGCTGGTAGAATCAGTCGCTTTGGGCTGCGTGCCGGTGATCATAGCTGACGGGATCCGGTTGCCGTTCGACAACGTCGTTCCATGGGCGGAGATATCGGTGAACGTCGCGGAGAAGGACGTGGGAAAATTGGCGGAGATACTCGAACACGTGGCGGCGACCAACTTGACTTCCATTCAAAAGAAGTTGCGGGACCCGCGCGTTCGAGGTGCCCTACTGTTCAACGACCGGGTCCACGAAGGCGACGCCACGTGGAACGTTCTTTCCGCTCTGGCGACAAAGCTGGCCAGGTCACACCGGCGGTCAAGGGTTTCGAACCAGTGA